A DNA window from Vigna angularis cultivar LongXiaoDou No.4 chromosome 1, ASM1680809v1, whole genome shotgun sequence contains the following coding sequences:
- the LOC108323727 gene encoding triose phosphate/phosphate translocator, chloroplastic — protein MESRVLSRAGAFSSLAHLRKSPRDVAGGASFVTVKTVGSLAEGGNLIWGRQLRPELCSPALKKEAVLLRPCLAATSSPAEGGDSAGEKVAPAGFFDKYPALVTGFFFFTWYFLNVIFNILNKKIYNYFPYPYFVSVIHLFVGVVYCLASWTVGLPKRAPIDSNLLKLLIPVAVCHALGHVTSNVSFAAVAVSFTHTIKALEPFFNAAASQFILGQSIPITLWLSLAPVVIGVSMASLTELSFNWVGFISAMISNISFTYRSIYSKKAMTDMDSTNIYAYISIIALIVCIPPAVIVEGPALLKHGFNDAIAKVGLVKFVSDLFWVGMFYHLYNQVATNTLERVAPLTHAVGNVLKRVFVIGFSIIVFGNKISTQTGIGTAIAIAGVALYSLIKARMEEEKRQAKAA, from the exons ATGGAGTCGCGAGTGCTGTCACGCGCCGGAGCCTTCTCCTCCCTCGCTCACCTCCGCAAGTCTCCGCGGGACGTCGCTGGCGGTGCCTCCTTCGTCACGGTGAAGACCGTGGGGTCCCTTGCGGAAGGTGGGAATCTGATTTGGGGGAGGCAGCTGCGTCCGGAGCTCTGCTCGCCGGCGCTGAAGAAGGAGGCCGTCCTCCTCCGACCTTGCCTTGCCGCCACCTCCTCACCGGCCGAGGGTGGTGATTCCGCCGG GGAAAAGGTTGCTCCCGCGGGATTCTTCGACAAATACCCCGCTCTTGTCAcagggtttttcttcttcacgTG GTACTTCTTGAACGTGATTTTCAACATCCTCAACAAGAAGATCTACAACTATTTCCCCTATCCGTA CTTCGTATCCGTCATCCATTTATTCGTCGGTGTGGTGTACTGTTTGGCGAGCTGGACCGTGGGCCTTCCTAAGCGTGCT CCTATAGACTCCAACCTGCTGAAGTTGCTCATTCCGGTGGCTGTGTGCCATGCATTAGGCCATGTGACCAGCAATGTCTCATTTGCTGCAGTTGCTGTTTCTTTCACGCATACCATTAAAG CTCTTGAACCATTCTTCAATGCTGCTGCTTCACAGTTCATCCTTGGCCAATCCATTCCCATCACTTTGTGGCTGTCTCTTGCTCCCGTTGTTATTG GTGTGTCCATGGCATCTTTGACCGAGCTCTCATTCAACTGGGTTGGCTTCATAAGTGCTATGATTTCAAACATTTCCTTCACCTACCGGAGCATCTATTCAAAGAAAGCCATG ACTGATATGGATAGTACCAATATCTATGCCTACATTTCCATCATTGCTCTAATTGTCTGCATACCTCCTGCAGTAATT GTGGAAGGCCCTGCTCTGTTGAAGCACGGCTTCAATGATGCTATTGCTAAAGTAGGTTTGGTCAAGTTCGTCTCAGATCTCTTCTGGGTTGGGATGTTTTACCATCTCTACAACCAG GTGGCTACCAACACTCTTGAGAGAGTGGCTCCTCTCACTCATGCAGTTGGGAACGTACTGAAACGTGTATTTGTGATTGGATTTTCAATTATAGTCTTCG GTAACAAGATTAGCACCCAAACTGGTATAGGAACAGCCATTGCAATTGCTGGAGTGGCACTCTACTCTCTCATCAAAGCCAGGATGGAGGAAGAGAAACGA CAAGCGAAAGCAGCATAA
- the LOC108340337 gene encoding protein DMP6, with the protein MDAIIKADLNMYNNHGEQKLPLLHNMGVPDADRSLIQRAISQTFQSTAHLANLLPIGTVLAFQLLSPIVTNQGNCDSVCKFMTATVVALCGASCFLQCFTDSFRNDKGNVCYGLATFKGLWVIDGSATLPPELGAKFRLKFIDFMHAVMSILVFAAVALFDQNVVNCFFPSPSTEAREILTVLPVATGIFCSMLFVAFPTHRHGIGFPLSPN; encoded by the coding sequence ATGGATGCTATTATTAAAGCAGACTTGAATATGTATAATAATCATGGTGAACAAAAGCTACCACTTCTGCACAACATGGGGGTTCCAGATGCAGATAGAAGCCTCATTCAGAGAGCCATAAGTCAAACATTTCAAAGCACAGCCCATTTGGCAAATCTGTTACCAATTGGCACTGTTCTTGCTTTCCAACTTCTGTCTCCAATAGTCACAAATCAAGGCAACTGTGACTCGGTTTGCAAGTTCATGACTGCTACAGTCGTGGCTCTCTGTGGTGCCTCTTGTTTCTTGCAATGCTTTACTGATAGCTTCAGGAATGATAAGGGGAATGTTTGTTATGGACTTGCCACCTTCAAGggcttgtgggtcattgatggATCCGCCACTCTTCCACCTGAACTTGGTGCAAAATTTAGATTGAAGTTTATCGACTTCATGCATGCAGTGATGTCAATTTTGGTGTTTGCAGCAGTTGCATTATTTGATCAGAATGTGGTGAATTGTTTCTTTCCATCACCTTCAACTGAGGCACGGGAAATCCTAACAGTGTTGCCTGTGGCCACAGGGATTTTTTGCAGCATGCTCTTTGTGGCGTTTCCCACACATAGACATGGAATTGGCTTCCCACTATCACCGAACTAA